In Kocuria turfanensis, a single genomic region encodes these proteins:
- the ptsP gene encoding phosphoenolpyruvate--protein phosphotransferase: MIGIVVVSHSRALAEAAVELACEMVDERPPIALAAGAGDGFGTDAAAVAEAITAVDSPDGVLVLLDLGSAVLSAEMAQEFVPPDVAERVRLSPAPLVEGLVAAVVTAATGAPLDAVLEEAGRGLAAKQVHLGEAAAPSASGTPAPPAVPEVVAELPVDTPHGLHARPAARLVGLVRAADAAAAVTNLRTGRGPVDARSLSGLVTLAVRQGDRLRFEASGPGAESLAEAVRALAADSWGDRPPEPAAPAAPGSAAPADVALGPAVVRGGAVDLSGYRPGDPAEERRRSDAAVARALAELAALRRSAAGGPGPAGAVLEAHEALLADPELTGAVAADIAAGASAPTAWGDRLAALGGELEAMDDPYLRARAEDVRSVRQRVLAALAGPGVPDEAVPADGPPVVLVVRELDAATAATLDPQRVAGVVTVAGGDTGHGVLVARSRGIPVYHDAGPAAAAVAPGAVVGFDARARRFVVDPGEDTRRSLRELSAARAAEAERVLARAHEPGATADGHLVPVLANITTPADAGRAVASGAQGCGLLRTEVLFGHLDDAPSVEAQAAAFAGIAEAFAGRPVTVRTWDVGGDKPLPFLPAPTEANPFLGERGLRLMRRAPEVLLDQLTAICRVARDHPVHVMFPMVSTAEEVAWALERLDEAAAAAGGRPAGMRVGVMIEVPAAALAVRRVAQGLDFVSIGTNDLAQYTMAAERGNTAVSALADARHPAVLDLVARVCADVPEGTHVAVCGNLAGDPAAAVMLAGLGVEELSVVPTQVALVKARLRDVTLAGARDLARRALACGSADEVRALLAGAAGPAGTDRTGR; this comes from the coding sequence GTGATCGGCATCGTCGTCGTCTCGCACAGCCGGGCGCTGGCCGAGGCGGCCGTCGAGCTGGCCTGCGAGATGGTCGACGAGCGCCCGCCGATCGCCCTGGCGGCGGGCGCGGGCGACGGGTTCGGCACGGACGCGGCCGCGGTCGCCGAGGCCATCACCGCCGTGGACTCGCCGGACGGCGTGCTGGTGCTCCTCGACCTCGGCAGCGCCGTGCTCAGCGCGGAGATGGCACAGGAGTTCGTCCCGCCCGACGTCGCCGAGCGGGTGCGCCTGTCGCCCGCTCCGCTCGTCGAGGGACTGGTCGCCGCCGTGGTGACGGCGGCCACCGGCGCGCCGCTGGACGCGGTGCTCGAGGAGGCCGGCCGCGGCCTGGCCGCCAAGCAGGTCCACCTCGGGGAGGCGGCGGCCCCGTCCGCGTCCGGGACGCCGGCGCCGCCCGCGGTGCCCGAGGTCGTCGCCGAGCTGCCCGTGGACACCCCGCACGGCCTGCACGCGCGCCCGGCCGCCCGGCTGGTCGGGCTCGTGCGGGCCGCCGACGCCGCCGCCGCGGTCACGAACCTGCGCACGGGCCGCGGGCCGGTCGACGCCCGCAGCCTCTCCGGGCTCGTGACGCTCGCCGTCCGGCAGGGCGACCGGCTGCGCTTCGAGGCGTCCGGACCCGGCGCCGAGTCGCTGGCCGAGGCGGTGCGGGCGCTGGCCGCGGACTCCTGGGGCGACCGGCCCCCCGAGCCGGCAGCCCCCGCGGCCCCCGGGTCGGCGGCTCCGGCGGACGTCGCCCTCGGCCCGGCGGTCGTGCGAGGCGGCGCGGTCGACCTCTCCGGCTACCGGCCGGGCGACCCGGCCGAGGAGCGGCGGCGCTCGGACGCCGCCGTCGCCCGCGCGCTCGCCGAGCTGGCCGCCCTGCGCCGGTCCGCCGCCGGAGGCCCCGGCCCCGCGGGCGCCGTCCTCGAGGCCCACGAGGCCCTGCTCGCCGACCCCGAGCTGACCGGCGCCGTGGCCGCCGACATCGCCGCCGGCGCGTCCGCGCCCACGGCGTGGGGGGACCGGCTCGCCGCGCTGGGCGGGGAGCTCGAGGCGATGGACGACCCCTACCTGCGAGCGCGCGCCGAGGACGTCCGCAGCGTGCGGCAGCGGGTGCTCGCCGCCCTGGCCGGACCCGGCGTCCCCGACGAGGCGGTCCCGGCGGACGGCCCGCCCGTGGTCCTCGTCGTGCGGGAGCTCGACGCCGCGACGGCGGCGACGCTGGACCCGCAGCGGGTCGCGGGCGTCGTCACGGTTGCGGGCGGGGACACCGGCCACGGCGTCCTGGTCGCCCGCTCACGCGGCATCCCGGTGTACCACGACGCCGGGCCGGCCGCGGCCGCCGTGGCACCCGGCGCCGTCGTCGGCTTCGACGCGCGGGCCCGGCGGTTCGTCGTCGACCCCGGCGAGGACACCCGGCGCTCCCTCCGCGAGCTGTCGGCCGCCCGGGCCGCCGAGGCCGAGCGGGTCCTGGCGCGGGCCCACGAGCCGGGCGCGACCGCGGACGGCCACCTGGTGCCGGTGCTCGCCAACATCACGACGCCCGCCGACGCCGGCCGGGCCGTCGCGTCCGGCGCGCAGGGGTGCGGGCTGCTGCGCACCGAGGTCCTGTTCGGCCACCTGGACGACGCCCCGTCGGTCGAGGCGCAGGCGGCCGCGTTCGCCGGGATCGCCGAGGCGTTCGCCGGGCGGCCCGTGACCGTCCGCACCTGGGACGTGGGCGGCGACAAGCCGCTGCCGTTCCTGCCGGCGCCCACCGAGGCGAACCCGTTCCTCGGCGAGCGCGGGCTGCGGCTCATGCGGCGGGCCCCGGAGGTGCTCCTCGACCAGCTGACCGCGATCTGCCGGGTGGCCCGGGACCACCCGGTGCACGTCATGTTCCCGATGGTCAGCACCGCCGAGGAGGTGGCCTGGGCGCTGGAGCGGCTCGACGAGGCGGCCGCGGCGGCCGGCGGCCGTCCGGCGGGGATGCGGGTCGGCGTCATGATCGAGGTCCCGGCCGCGGCCCTGGCCGTCCGCCGCGTCGCGCAGGGGCTCGACTTCGTGAGCATCGGCACCAACGACCTCGCGCAGTACACGATGGCGGCCGAACGGGGCAACACCGCGGTCTCCGCGCTGGCGGACGCCCGGCATCCGGCCGTGCTCGACCTGGTGGCCCGGGTGTGCGCCGATGTGCCCGAGGGCACGCACGTCGCGGTGTGCGGCAACCTCGCCGGCGACCCCGCCGCGGCGGTGATGCTCGCCGGGCTGGGCGTCGAGGAGCTCAGCGTGGTGCCCACCCAGGTGGCGCTCGTCAAGGCGCGGCTGCGGGACGTGACCCTGGCCGGCGCGCGGGATCTCGCGCGGCGGGCCCTGGCCTGCGGGTCCGCCGACGAGGTGCGTGCGCTGCTGGCGGGCGCTGCCGGCCCTGCGGGCACGGACCGGACGGGACGCTGA
- the dhaL gene encoding dihydroxyacetone kinase subunit DhaL: protein MPEVTAEGLERWLRRFADVVHDHAAELTELDSAIGDADHGSNMDRGMRAVVGALDDGAAGAADAMLKKAGMTLVSTVGGASGPLYGTFFLRVGGGLAGGQAVDAATLGRALRAGLEGVVARGKAEPGDKTMVDALVPALDAYDAAVAGGAGIAEALSAAADAAEEGCAATIPLVARKGRASYLGPRSAGHQDPGATSTALLLRSAADSLP from the coding sequence ATGCCCGAGGTCACCGCCGAGGGTCTCGAGCGCTGGCTGCGGAGGTTCGCCGACGTCGTCCACGACCACGCCGCCGAGCTGACGGAGCTCGACTCCGCCATCGGCGACGCCGACCACGGCAGCAACATGGACCGTGGCATGCGCGCGGTCGTCGGCGCGCTGGACGACGGCGCCGCCGGCGCCGCCGACGCGATGCTGAAGAAGGCCGGCATGACCCTGGTCAGCACCGTCGGCGGGGCCAGCGGCCCGCTGTACGGCACGTTCTTCCTGCGGGTCGGCGGCGGGCTGGCCGGGGGGCAGGCCGTCGACGCCGCCACGCTGGGCCGGGCGCTGCGGGCCGGGCTGGAGGGCGTGGTCGCCCGGGGCAAGGCCGAACCGGGCGACAAGACGATGGTGGACGCGCTGGTGCCGGCGCTCGACGCGTACGACGCGGCCGTGGCCGGGGGCGCCGGCATCGCCGAGGCGCTGTCCGCGGCGGCCGACGCGGCAGAGGAGGGCTGCGCCGCGACGATCCCGCTCGTGGCGCGCAAGGGCCGGGCCAGCTATCTGGGGCCGCGCAGCGCGGGCCACCAGGACCCGGGCGCCACCAGCACGGCGCTGCTGCTGCGCTCCGCCGCCGACAGCCTGCCGTGA
- a CDS encoding alpha/beta fold hydrolase, which translates to MADFRTSTLHTTRVGDDGDRIVFLHGLFGRGKNFTRIAKDLRPDYRSLLVDLPNHGRSGWTDRVDYRQMADSVAETLREDFAAEGPVAVVGHSLGGKVAMVLALRHPELVSRLVVVDIAPTRSGGGEGEFAHLLDSLAAVDLTAVERRSDADEALKEPIPWDTTRSFLLQNLRSGPDGLSWEPNLELLRSSLDTIGGFPDTGEAVYEGPVLWVAGGRSDYVRDEHAPQMRRLFPRTHRVTIREAGHWVHSQEPEKFVEVLRGFLAHTEA; encoded by the coding sequence ATGGCTGACTTCCGGACGAGCACCCTGCACACGACCCGCGTCGGGGACGACGGCGACCGCATCGTCTTCCTGCACGGCCTGTTCGGCCGGGGCAAGAACTTCACCCGGATCGCCAAGGACCTCCGACCGGACTACCGCAGCCTGCTGGTGGACCTGCCCAACCACGGCCGGTCCGGGTGGACGGACCGGGTGGACTACCGGCAGATGGCCGACTCCGTGGCCGAGACCCTCCGGGAGGACTTCGCCGCGGAGGGGCCGGTCGCCGTCGTGGGGCACTCCCTCGGCGGCAAGGTGGCCATGGTGCTGGCGCTGCGCCACCCGGAGCTCGTCTCCCGGCTCGTCGTGGTCGACATCGCGCCCACCCGGTCCGGGGGCGGCGAGGGGGAGTTCGCCCACCTGCTGGACAGCCTGGCGGCCGTGGACCTCACGGCCGTGGAACGCCGCTCGGACGCGGACGAGGCCCTCAAGGAGCCCATCCCGTGGGACACCACCCGCAGCTTCCTGCTGCAGAACCTGCGCAGCGGCCCGGACGGGCTGTCGTGGGAGCCGAACCTCGAGCTGCTGCGGTCGAGCCTGGACACCATCGGCGGCTTCCCGGACACCGGGGAGGCCGTCTACGAGGGGCCGGTGCTCTGGGTGGCCGGCGGGCGCTCGGACTACGTCCGTGACGAGCACGCACCGCAGATGCGCCGGCTGTTCCCCCGGACGCACCGGGTGACGATCCGCGAGGCCGGCCACTGGGTGCACTCGCAGGAGCCGGAGAAGTTCGTCGAGGTGCTGCGCGGGTTCCTGGCGCACACGGAGGCCTGA
- a CDS encoding DUF4229 domain-containing protein has protein sequence MNFLKYSLLRFGLLVLVFLLSMWLGAGLILSGIAAVAASFAVSYLFFPRLHTAAGEELRRWVARSPRPRNRVALEDQEVEDAYVDRKLREDGREV, from the coding sequence GTGAACTTCCTGAAGTACTCCCTGCTCCGCTTCGGCCTCCTCGTGCTGGTCTTCCTGCTCAGCATGTGGCTGGGCGCGGGGCTGATCCTGTCCGGGATCGCCGCCGTGGCCGCGTCCTTCGCGGTCTCCTACCTGTTCTTCCCGCGCCTGCACACGGCCGCGGGGGAGGAGCTGCGCCGGTGGGTCGCCCGCTCCCCGCGGCCCCGCAACCGGGTGGCGCTCGAGGACCAGGAGGTCGAGGACGCCTACGTGGACCGGAAGCTGCGCGAGGACGGGCGCGAGGTCTGA
- a CDS encoding AMP-binding protein — MAELIVPDDAVVLDGPVADDPLRLLSPLTRALGRAGPAVVVRTSGSTGRAKRTVLTRDALAASSMATAVRTGAVGQWLLALPVHYVAGLQVLVRSLYAGTDPVALDPAARFTPEAFAAAAERLEDPVRFTSLVPTQLQRILEPESGPRNGDAVSALKSLSAILLGGSAASPRLLAAAREADLRVISTYGMSETCGGCVYDGVALDGVSVHVEQDGGRPGTPPAPGPGRIWLGGAVVAAGYAGDPEQTARHFHEAAGTRWYRTDDLGELSPGGVLSVHGRVDDVLNTGGVKVSAGRVTAVLDRHPAVRQALVLGVPDPEWGQAVGAAVVAAAGTDRARLRAELAEAVRAEHGSAAVPRRWAWPQELPMLPTGKPDRAAVARLLG; from the coding sequence ATGGCCGAGCTGATCGTTCCCGACGACGCCGTGGTCCTCGACGGCCCCGTGGCCGACGACCCCCTGCGGCTGCTGTCGCCGCTGACCCGGGCGCTCGGGCGGGCGGGACCCGCCGTCGTGGTGCGCACCTCCGGGTCGACCGGCCGCGCCAAGCGCACGGTGCTCACGCGGGACGCCCTCGCCGCGTCCTCCATGGCCACCGCGGTGCGCACGGGCGCGGTGGGCCAGTGGCTGCTGGCCCTGCCCGTCCACTACGTCGCCGGGCTCCAGGTCCTGGTCCGCTCCCTCTACGCCGGGACGGACCCCGTGGCGCTGGACCCCGCCGCCCGCTTCACGCCGGAGGCCTTCGCGGCGGCCGCCGAACGGCTGGAGGACCCGGTGCGCTTCACCTCCCTGGTCCCCACCCAGCTGCAGCGGATCCTGGAACCGGAGTCCGGGCCCCGCAACGGGGACGCCGTCTCGGCCCTGAAGAGCTTATCCGCGATCCTGCTGGGCGGCTCGGCGGCCTCCCCGCGGCTGCTCGCGGCCGCCCGGGAGGCGGACCTGCGCGTGATCAGCACCTACGGCATGTCCGAGACCTGCGGGGGCTGCGTCTACGACGGCGTGGCCCTGGACGGGGTCTCCGTGCACGTCGAGCAGGACGGCGGGCGGCCCGGCACCCCGCCCGCGCCGGGGCCCGGGCGGATCTGGCTGGGCGGGGCGGTGGTCGCCGCCGGCTACGCCGGGGACCCGGAGCAGACCGCGCGGCACTTCCACGAGGCCGCGGGGACCCGCTGGTACCGCACGGACGACCTCGGGGAGCTCTCCCCGGGCGGCGTGCTCTCGGTGCACGGGCGGGTCGACGACGTCCTGAACACCGGCGGGGTGAAGGTCTCCGCGGGGCGGGTCACCGCCGTGCTGGACCGGCACCCGGCCGTGCGCCAGGCGCTCGTGCTGGGCGTGCCCGACCCCGAGTGGGGCCAGGCGGTGGGCGCCGCCGTGGTCGCGGCCGCGGGCACCGACCGGGCCCGGCTGCGCGCCGAGCTCGCGGAGGCGGTGCGCGCCGAGCACGGGAGCGCCGCCGTGCCCCGCCGCTGGGCCTGGCCGCAGGAGCTGCCGATGCTGCCCACCGGCAAGCCGGACCGCGCGGCGGTGGCCCGCCTGCTCGGTTGA
- a CDS encoding PLDc N-terminal domain-containing protein, which translates to MGRAILIIGAAALAVGVIVYSLIECARTDSAAMRGLRKGGWIAVIVLLPLLGALLWLFLGRPRGTADSSAPARGKGPDDDPQFLRNLEERRRQQEQAEKLRRWEEELRRGDGSTGGRPGPAGPGNGSPGGSPGGSSAGRADDASDDSPGKNRPPRD; encoded by the coding sequence ATGGGCAGAGCCATCCTCATCATCGGCGCAGCCGCACTGGCGGTGGGCGTCATCGTGTACTCCCTCATCGAGTGCGCCCGGACCGACAGCGCCGCCATGCGCGGCCTCCGCAAGGGGGGCTGGATCGCGGTGATCGTCCTCCTCCCGCTGCTCGGCGCCCTCCTGTGGCTGTTCCTGGGCCGCCCCCGGGGCACCGCGGACTCCTCCGCCCCCGCGCGCGGGAAGGGCCCGGACGACGACCCCCAGTTCCTGCGCAACCTCGAGGAGCGCCGCCGGCAGCAGGAGCAGGCCGAGAAGCTGCGCCGGTGGGAGGAGGAGCTGCGCCGCGGCGACGGGTCCACCGGCGGGCGCCCCGGTCCGGCCGGGCCCGGGAACGGCTCCCCGGGCGGCTCCCCGGGCGGGTCCTCGGCCGGCCGCGCCGACGACGCCTCCGACGACTCCCCCGGCAAGAACCGGCCGCCGCGCGACTGA
- a CDS encoding 1,4-dihydroxy-2-naphthoate polyprenyltransferase encodes MATPAQWIEGARLRTLPMAVAPVVAGSAAAQALHSFDPVRAVLALLVALFLQIGVNYANDYSDGIKGTDDVRVGPLRLTGSGAAAPGQVKAAALLCFGLGALAGAALVVLSRQWWFIPVGLSAVLAAWGYTGGRTPYGYRGLGDVFVFVYFGLVAVLGTTLTQAGALNLEAWVAALATGLIATALLMANNIRDLPGDREVGKRTLAVRLGDPPARVVFTAEIAVAFALVLFLVPGNPWMLVVLLLVPLALPPVATVLRVQDRRQLIPVLKQVGVLNVGWAVLFSLAVLLQQWL; translated from the coding sequence GTGGCCACGCCAGCCCAGTGGATCGAGGGAGCCCGGCTCCGGACGCTGCCCATGGCGGTGGCCCCGGTCGTGGCCGGCTCCGCAGCGGCCCAGGCCCTGCACTCCTTCGACCCCGTCCGCGCGGTCCTCGCCCTGCTGGTGGCCCTCTTCCTGCAGATCGGCGTGAACTACGCCAACGACTACTCCGACGGCATCAAGGGCACCGACGACGTGCGGGTCGGCCCGCTGCGGCTGACCGGCTCCGGGGCCGCGGCCCCCGGGCAGGTGAAGGCGGCGGCGCTGCTGTGCTTCGGCCTGGGCGCGCTCGCCGGCGCGGCCCTGGTGGTGCTCAGCCGCCAGTGGTGGTTCATCCCCGTGGGGCTCTCCGCCGTGCTCGCCGCGTGGGGCTACACCGGCGGGAGGACCCCGTACGGGTACCGGGGGCTCGGCGACGTGTTCGTGTTCGTCTACTTCGGGCTCGTGGCCGTGCTCGGCACCACGCTGACCCAGGCCGGCGCCCTCAACCTCGAGGCGTGGGTCGCGGCCCTGGCCACCGGCCTGATCGCCACCGCCCTGCTGATGGCCAACAACATCCGGGACCTGCCCGGGGACCGGGAGGTCGGCAAGCGGACGCTGGCCGTGCGGCTGGGCGATCCGCCGGCCCGGGTGGTGTTCACCGCCGAGATCGCCGTGGCGTTCGCGCTGGTGCTGTTCCTGGTGCCGGGCAACCCGTGGATGCTCGTCGTGCTGCTGCTCGTGCCGCTGGCGCTGCCGCCGGTGGCCACGGTCCTGCGGGTGCAGGACCGCCGCCAGCTCATCCCCGTGCTGAAGCAGGTCGGGGTGCTCAACGTGGGGTGGGCCGTGCTGTTCTCCCTGGCGGTGCTGCTGCAGCAGTGGCTGTGA
- the dhaK gene encoding dihydroxyacetone kinase subunit DhaK: MKKLINDPADVVREALLGMQAAHGDRLRVDHSNRVVFRADVPRRGKVGLVSGGGSGHEPMHGGFVGPGMLDAACAGEVFTSPVPDQMLAATLGVDGGAGVLHIVKNYTGDVMNFEMAAELAAENGVEVVSVVTDDDVAVQDSLYTAGRRGVGVTVLLEKIAGAAAEEGRPLSEVADLARRVDEQGRSMGMALTSCTVPAAGRPTFELGENEIEVGIGIHGEPGRERRPLAPAREVAAMLVEPVLADLPAADGAPVIAFLNGMGGTPLIELYIMYSEVQQLLEKAGVPVARSLVGNYITSLEMAGCSVTLLRADDELVRLWDAPVNTPGLRWGI, translated from the coding sequence ATGAAGAAGCTCATCAACGACCCGGCCGATGTCGTCCGGGAGGCCCTGCTGGGCATGCAGGCGGCGCACGGGGACCGCCTGCGCGTCGACCACTCCAACCGCGTCGTCTTCCGCGCCGACGTCCCCCGGCGCGGCAAGGTCGGGCTGGTCTCCGGCGGCGGCTCCGGGCACGAGCCGATGCACGGCGGGTTCGTGGGCCCGGGCATGCTGGACGCCGCCTGCGCCGGCGAGGTGTTCACTTCCCCGGTGCCGGACCAGATGCTCGCCGCGACCCTCGGCGTCGACGGCGGCGCCGGCGTCCTGCACATCGTGAAGAACTACACCGGCGACGTCATGAACTTCGAGATGGCCGCCGAGCTCGCCGCCGAGAACGGTGTCGAGGTGGTCTCGGTCGTCACCGACGACGACGTCGCGGTGCAGGACAGCCTGTACACCGCCGGACGCCGCGGTGTGGGGGTGACCGTGCTGCTGGAGAAGATCGCCGGTGCGGCGGCCGAGGAGGGCCGTCCGCTCTCCGAGGTCGCCGACCTCGCGCGGCGGGTCGACGAGCAGGGGCGCAGCATGGGCATGGCGCTCACCTCGTGCACGGTCCCGGCCGCGGGCCGGCCCACGTTCGAGCTCGGCGAGAACGAGATCGAGGTCGGCATCGGCATCCACGGCGAGCCCGGACGCGAGCGGCGTCCGCTCGCCCCCGCGCGGGAGGTCGCGGCCATGCTCGTCGAGCCGGTCCTCGCCGACCTGCCCGCGGCCGACGGCGCCCCGGTGATCGCGTTCCTCAACGGCATGGGCGGCACGCCGCTGATCGAGCTGTACATCATGTACTCCGAGGTGCAGCAGCTGCTGGAGAAGGCCGGCGTCCCGGTCGCCCGCAGCCTGGTCGGCAACTACATCACCTCGCTGGAGATGGCCGGCTGTTCCGTGACCCTGCTGCGCGCGGACGACGAGCTCGTCCGCCTGTGGGACGCCCCGGTCAACACGCCCGGCCTGCGCTGGGGCATCTGA
- a CDS encoding 1,4-dihydroxy-2-naphthoyl-CoA synthase translates to MTDATPTPAGNHLPERVSELFDPAQWRTVEGFEDLRDLTYHRGVERDGDGAVLRDLPWVRIAFHRPEVRNAFRPGTVDELYRALDHARMSSDVGAVILTGNGPSAKDGGWAFCSGGDQRIRGRDGYRYAGGETAESIDPARAGRLHILEVQRLIRTMPKVVIAAVPGWAAGGGHSLHVVCDLTIASREHARFKQTDATVGSFDAGYGSALLARQVGQKFAREIFFLAREYDAQRMLEMGAVNEVVPHAQLEDAAVAAARDVAAQSPQAIRMLKFAFNLPDDGMVGQQVFAGEATRMAYMTDEAVEGRDAFLGKRDPDWSGFPYYF, encoded by the coding sequence GTGACCGACGCGACCCCGACCCCTGCCGGCAACCACCTCCCCGAGCGGGTCTCCGAGCTCTTCGACCCGGCGCAGTGGCGCACGGTCGAGGGCTTCGAGGACCTCCGGGACCTCACCTACCACCGCGGCGTGGAGCGGGACGGCGACGGCGCCGTGCTGCGCGACCTGCCGTGGGTGCGGATCGCCTTCCACCGCCCGGAGGTCCGCAACGCCTTCCGCCCCGGCACCGTGGACGAGCTGTACCGCGCCCTCGACCACGCACGGATGAGCTCCGACGTGGGCGCCGTGATCCTCACCGGCAACGGCCCCTCCGCCAAGGACGGCGGCTGGGCCTTCTGCTCCGGCGGGGACCAGCGCATCCGCGGCCGCGACGGCTACCGCTACGCCGGCGGCGAGACCGCCGAGTCCATCGACCCGGCCCGCGCGGGGCGGCTGCACATCCTGGAGGTGCAGCGGCTGATCCGCACGATGCCCAAGGTGGTGATCGCCGCGGTCCCCGGCTGGGCCGCCGGCGGAGGCCACTCCCTGCACGTGGTCTGCGACCTCACGATCGCCTCCCGCGAGCACGCCCGGTTCAAGCAGACCGACGCCACGGTGGGCTCCTTCGACGCCGGCTACGGCTCGGCCCTGCTCGCCCGCCAGGTGGGGCAGAAGTTCGCCCGGGAGATCTTCTTCCTCGCCCGCGAGTACGACGCCCAGCGGATGCTCGAGATGGGCGCGGTCAACGAGGTCGTCCCGCACGCGCAGCTGGAGGACGCGGCGGTCGCCGCCGCCCGGGACGTGGCCGCCCAGTCCCCGCAGGCGATCCGGATGCTGAAGTTCGCGTTCAACCTGCCCGACGACGGCATGGTCGGCCAGCAGGTCTTCGCCGGGGAGGCGACCCGGATGGCGTACATGACCGACGAGGCCGTCGAGGGCCGCGACGCGTTCCTGGGCAAGCGGGACCCGGACTGGTCCGGCTTCCCGTACTACTTCTAG